In one window of Heterodontus francisci isolate sHetFra1 chromosome 47, sHetFra1.hap1, whole genome shotgun sequence DNA:
- the LOC137357030 gene encoding uncharacterized protein isoform X2, with protein MAAAGRWCRGLGLVVVVAGSKREASGAMSKNKIPDRWQEYSAVGRRLLGTRFIAFKVPLKKELPEGLLFEKIFTAGHEVPNAKNILTFKQAVRTFLLDNVDNDKLVGVHCTHGVNRTGYLICRYLIDVDGMEPREAINLFNKSRGYPIERQNYIQDLLQGPRRSNKGIDVPARCSVTRQKEQFGQQAVFTQRARPYQGKCRTPNGFREFSQSTCPPKQSTYPYQPVQHPGRQRFGSGAVHQTVLHNGHTEAYSNLDYGRQGSSWRSSQPESSRWSSQPESSRWSSQPESSRWSSQPESSRWSSQPESSRWSSQPESSRWSSQPESSRWSSQPESSRWSSQPESSRWSSQPESSRWSSQPESPWQNYQLSCGGRSNRGGKLNSGGRDRFNTHLRWDN; from the exons ATGGCTGCAGCCGGGCGCTGGTGCCGGGGTTTGggcctggtggtggtggtggcgggcAGTAAGAGGGAGGCCAGCGGAGCCATGAGTAAGAACAAGATCCCGGACAG aTGGCAGGAATATTCTGCTGTGGGACGGAGGCTGCTGGGGACCAGGTTCATCGCATTTAAAGTCCCACTGAAGAAG GAGTTGCCGGAGGGTTTGCTCTTTGAGAAGATTTTCACTGCTGGACATGAAGTGCCAAATGCGAAAAACATTTTAACTTTCAAACAAGCTGTCAGAACATTCCTGTTGGATAATGTGGACAATG ATAAACTGGTTGGAGTTCACTGCACTCACGGAGTTAACAGAACTGGCTATCTAATTTGCAG GTACCTGATCGATGTGGATGGGATGGAGCCTCGTGAAGCAATAAATT TGTTCAATAAATCCCGAGGATACCCAATAGAAAGGCAAAATTACATACAAGATCTGCTGCAGGGGCCGCGCAGAAG CAATAAAGGAATTGATGTACCGGCTCGTTGCTCAGTTACAAGACAGAAGGAACAATTTGGTCAGCAGGCCGTGTTCACGCAGCGAGCCAG ACCGTACCAGGGAAAATGTCGCACACCTAATGGCTTTCGTGAGTTCAGCCAATCCACCTGCCCACCTAAACAGTCTACTTATCCCTACCAGCCTGTGCAGCATCCCGGGAGACAAAGGTTTGGGTCTGGTGCTGTGCATCAAACTGTGCTGCACAATGGTCATACGGAGGCATATTCCAACCTGGATTATGGAAGACAGGGATCATCCTGGAGGAGCAGTCAGCCCGAGTCCTCACGGTGGAGCAGTCAGCCCGAGTCCTCACGGTGGAGCAGTCAGCCCGAGTCCTCACGGTGGAGCAGTCAGCCCGAGTCCTCACGGTGGAGCAGTCAGCCCGAGTCCTCACGGTGGAGCAGTCAGCCCGAGTCCTCACGGTGGAGCAGTCAGCCCGAGTCCTCACGGTGGAGCAGTCAGCCCGAGTCCTCACGGTGGAGCAGTCAGCCCGAGTCCTCACGGTGGAGCAGTCAGCCCGAGTCCTCACGGTGGAGCAGTCAGCCCGAGTCCCCTTGGCAGAATTATCAGCTGTCATGCGGTGGAAGGAGTAACAGAGGGGGGAAGCTAAATTCTGGAGGCCGGGACAGATTTAATACACATCTGCGATGGGACAATTGA
- the LOC137357030 gene encoding uncharacterized protein isoform X1, which translates to MAAAGRWCRGLGLVVVVAGSKREASGAMSKNKIPDRWQEYSAVGRRLLGTRFIAFKVPLKKVFESHLPPNKVFSPTDLLRQIKEQREELGKIIDLTFTKRYYDPKELPEGLLFEKIFTAGHEVPNAKNILTFKQAVRTFLLDNVDNDKLVGVHCTHGVNRTGYLICRYLIDVDGMEPREAINLFNKSRGYPIERQNYIQDLLQGPRRSNKGIDVPARCSVTRQKEQFGQQAVFTQRARPYQGKCRTPNGFREFSQSTCPPKQSTYPYQPVQHPGRQRFGSGAVHQTVLHNGHTEAYSNLDYGRQGSSWRSSQPESSRWSSQPESSRWSSQPESSRWSSQPESSRWSSQPESSRWSSQPESSRWSSQPESSRWSSQPESSRWSSQPESSRWSSQPESSRWSSQPESPWQNYQLSCGGRSNRGGKLNSGGRDRFNTHLRWDN; encoded by the exons ATGGCTGCAGCCGGGCGCTGGTGCCGGGGTTTGggcctggtggtggtggtggcgggcAGTAAGAGGGAGGCCAGCGGAGCCATGAGTAAGAACAAGATCCCGGACAG aTGGCAGGAATATTCTGCTGTGGGACGGAGGCTGCTGGGGACCAGGTTCATCGCATTTAAAGTCCCACTGAAGAAG GTCTTCGAAAGCCACCTGCCACCCAACAAAGTCTTCTCACCGACTGACCTTCTGAGACAGATTAAGGAGCAGAGAGAGGAATTGGGGAAAATCATTGACCTTACCTTTACAAAGCGTTATTACGACCCTAAG GAGTTGCCGGAGGGTTTGCTCTTTGAGAAGATTTTCACTGCTGGACATGAAGTGCCAAATGCGAAAAACATTTTAACTTTCAAACAAGCTGTCAGAACATTCCTGTTGGATAATGTGGACAATG ATAAACTGGTTGGAGTTCACTGCACTCACGGAGTTAACAGAACTGGCTATCTAATTTGCAG GTACCTGATCGATGTGGATGGGATGGAGCCTCGTGAAGCAATAAATT TGTTCAATAAATCCCGAGGATACCCAATAGAAAGGCAAAATTACATACAAGATCTGCTGCAGGGGCCGCGCAGAAG CAATAAAGGAATTGATGTACCGGCTCGTTGCTCAGTTACAAGACAGAAGGAACAATTTGGTCAGCAGGCCGTGTTCACGCAGCGAGCCAG ACCGTACCAGGGAAAATGTCGCACACCTAATGGCTTTCGTGAGTTCAGCCAATCCACCTGCCCACCTAAACAGTCTACTTATCCCTACCAGCCTGTGCAGCATCCCGGGAGACAAAGGTTTGGGTCTGGTGCTGTGCATCAAACTGTGCTGCACAATGGTCATACGGAGGCATATTCCAACCTGGATTATGGAAGACAGGGATCATCCTGGAGGAGCAGTCAGCCCGAGTCCTCACGGTGGAGCAGTCAGCCCGAGTCCTCACGGTGGAGCAGTCAGCCCGAGTCCTCACGGTGGAGCAGTCAGCCCGAGTCCTCACGGTGGAGCAGTCAGCCCGAGTCCTCACGGTGGAGCAGTCAGCCCGAGTCCTCACGGTGGAGCAGTCAGCCCGAGTCCTCACGGTGGAGCAGTCAGCCCGAGTCCTCACGGTGGAGCAGTCAGCCCGAGTCCTCACGGTGGAGCAGTCAGCCCGAGTCCTCACGGTGGAGCAGTCAGCCCGAGTCCCCTTGGCAGAATTATCAGCTGTCATGCGGTGGAAGGAGTAACAGAGGGGGGAAGCTAAATTCTGGAGGCCGGGACAGATTTAATACACATCTGCGATGGGACAATTGA